The Ovis aries strain OAR_USU_Benz2616 breed Rambouillet chromosome 11, ARS-UI_Ramb_v3.0, whole genome shotgun sequence genome window below encodes:
- the LOC101114535 gene encoding C-C motif chemokine 3 → MKAPAAALAVLLCTMALCSQVFSAPFGADTPTACCFSYAARQLSRKIVADYFETSSQCSKPGVIFQTKRGRQVCANPSEDWVQEYVTDLELNS, encoded by the exons ATGAAGGCACCCGCGGCTGCTCTCGCTGTTCTTCTCTGCACCATGGCCCTCTGCAGCCAGGTCTTCTCGGCACCAT TTGGCGCTGACACCCCAACGGCCTGCTGCTTCTCCTATGCCGCCCGGCAGCTTTCTCGCAAAATCGTAGCCGACTATTTTGAGACCAGCAGCCAGTGCTCCAAGCCTGGTGTCAT CTTCCAGACCAAAAGAGGCCGGCAGGTGTGTGCCAACCCCAGTGAGGACTGGGTCCAGGAATACGTCACCGACCTGGAGCTGAATTCCTGA